A region of Verrucomicrobiia bacterium DNA encodes the following proteins:
- a CDS encoding SDR family oxidoreductase: MNQTKQCALITGASAGIGRELAQVFAREGFSLVLTARNLERLNQLAAELRPRHDMDVRVLSQDLSQPDAAQQIFDQLRDTPVDVLVNNAGFGSYGPFAQSDLTLQTDMMQVNMVALVQLTRLFLEPMLQRRSGRILNLASTAAFQPGPMVNVYYASKAFVYSFSYALADELDGAGITVTALCPGLTRTEFLARAHMNLHTGWAAMDPATVAEIGYRGLMRGQRVVIPGLLNRITSFLSRRMPPRLTSAVVRRIHSAEG; this comes from the coding sequence ATGAATCAAACAAAACAATGCGCGCTGATCACGGGAGCGTCCGCTGGAATCGGGCGCGAACTCGCGCAGGTCTTTGCGCGTGAGGGTTTCAGCCTCGTCCTGACGGCGCGCAATCTCGAGCGCTTGAATCAACTCGCCGCCGAGTTGCGCCCCCGCCATGACATGGATGTCCGCGTGCTCTCACAGGACCTCAGCCAGCCCGATGCCGCTCAACAGATTTTCGACCAACTCCGCGACACGCCCGTCGATGTGCTGGTCAACAATGCAGGCTTTGGAAGCTACGGCCCGTTTGCTCAGAGCGATCTTACCCTCCAGACGGATATGATGCAGGTCAACATGGTTGCCCTGGTTCAACTGACCCGGCTCTTCCTCGAGCCCATGCTCCAACGCCGCAGTGGGCGAATCCTCAACCTCGCTTCGACCGCCGCCTTCCAACCCGGACCGATGGTGAATGTCTATTATGCCAGCAAGGCCTTTGTTTATTCGTTCTCCTATGCATTGGCTGACGAACTGGACGGCGCCGGCATCACGGTGACCGCTCTTTGCCCGGGCTTGACCCGAACCGAGTTTTTAGCCCGAGCTCATATGAATCTGCACACCGGTTGGGCCGCCATGGACCCCGCGACAGTTGCCGAAATCGGTTATCGGGGATTAATGCGCGGCCAGCGCGTCGTTATCCCTGGCCTCCTGAACCGGATTACATCGTTTCTGTCCAGGCGCATGCCACCTCGGCTCACCTCAGCGGTGGTTAGAAGAATTCATAGCGCTGAGGGCTAA
- a CDS encoding UbiD family decarboxylase encodes MAFNAFAEFLSRLETAGELKRIAQPIATELEITQLADGEMKKPGGGQALLFEKPTVNGQVSPFPLAINTLGSAKRMAMSLGVESIEQVANELGSLLKAKPPTGFREALKLLGTAFELRHAKPKLARSGSCKEVVRKFDAPPQRLEPWPTAPALRPHDGLSSGPLAERKNCQTALPTLLNLPIQKCWPLDGGRFITLPCVVTRDPDSGERNVGMYRMQVYDERTTGMHWQLQKVGARHGRRYYQTGARMPVSVFLGGDPVFTFCATAPLPDGLDEFLLAGYLRKQAVELVKCETNDLEVPANADIVIEGYVDPKEPSREEGPFGDHTGYYSLAEPYPVFHITAVTHRKEAVYPATIVGMPPMEDFYIGSASVALFLPVFKMNFPELVDLALPAEGVFHNLVFVSIRKTYPMQAYKIMHGLWGMGQMMFTKYIIVVDADVDVHNTSEVLFRLCANTDPQRDTIFTKGPADVLDHATTHLAVGAKMGIDATHKLPGEGHHRGWPPLIKMAEEVRRKFAG; translated from the coding sequence ATGGCTTTCAATGCCTTTGCTGAATTCCTGAGCCGCCTCGAAACGGCGGGCGAGTTGAAGCGCATCGCCCAGCCCATCGCCACAGAGCTGGAAATCACCCAACTGGCAGATGGCGAGATGAAGAAACCGGGCGGCGGCCAGGCGCTTCTGTTCGAAAAACCAACGGTCAATGGGCAGGTTTCTCCCTTTCCACTGGCCATCAACACGCTGGGGTCGGCCAAGCGAATGGCCATGAGCCTGGGGGTTGAATCGATCGAGCAGGTGGCCAACGAGCTGGGGTCGTTGCTCAAGGCCAAACCACCCACTGGATTTCGTGAAGCGCTTAAATTGTTGGGCACAGCTTTTGAACTGCGGCATGCAAAACCCAAACTCGCGCGCAGTGGCTCCTGCAAAGAAGTGGTTCGAAAATTCGATGCGCCGCCGCAACGGCTGGAGCCCTGGCCCACGGCCCCGGCGTTGCGGCCACACGACGGTCTAAGCTCCGGGCCTCTTGCGGAGCGGAAAAATTGCCAGACTGCCCTGCCCACCCTGCTCAACCTGCCGATTCAAAAGTGCTGGCCTTTGGACGGAGGCCGCTTCATCACTCTGCCTTGCGTGGTGACCCGCGACCCGGATTCGGGCGAGCGCAACGTGGGGATGTACCGCATGCAGGTCTATGATGAACGCACCACGGGCATGCACTGGCAGTTGCAAAAGGTCGGCGCCCGGCATGGGCGGCGTTATTACCAGACCGGCGCCCGCATGCCGGTATCGGTATTCCTGGGCGGCGATCCGGTCTTCACCTTCTGCGCCACCGCGCCGCTGCCGGATGGATTGGATGAGTTCCTCCTGGCCGGGTATCTGCGCAAACAAGCCGTCGAGTTGGTCAAATGTGAGACCAACGACCTGGAAGTGCCCGCCAATGCCGACATCGTCATCGAGGGTTACGTCGATCCCAAAGAGCCGTCGCGCGAAGAAGGGCCCTTTGGCGACCACACAGGCTATTACAGTTTAGCTGAGCCTTACCCTGTATTCCACATCACCGCCGTCACGCATCGGAAGGAAGCTGTCTATCCTGCCACCATTGTGGGCATGCCGCCGATGGAGGATTTCTATATCGGCAGCGCCTCGGTGGCCCTTTTTTTGCCTGTATTCAAAATGAACTTCCCGGAGCTGGTGGATTTGGCGTTGCCGGCTGAGGGTGTGTTTCACAACCTGGTTTTCGTCAGCATCCGCAAGACGTACCCAATGCAGGCTTATAAGATCATGCATGGCCTTTGGGGCATGGGCCAGATGATGTTCACCAAATACATCATCGTGGTGGACGCGGACGTGGATGTTCACAACACCAGCGAGGTCCTGTTCCGGCTCTGCGCCAATACCGATCCCCAGCGCGACACCATCTTCACCAAAGGGCCGGCCGACGTGCTCGACCACGCCACGACGCACCTGGCGGTGGGCGCCAAGATGGGGATCGACGCCACCCATAAATTGCCAGGGGAGGGTCATCACAGGGGCTGGCCTCCGCTGATCAAAATGGCTGAGGAAGTGCGCAGGAAGTTCGCAGGTTAG
- a CDS encoding glycogen-binding domain-containing protein, which produces MRKEAGAASPLRQETQERRLTFSKVFRWRLPNGQTHDPACVEVVGSFTHWQKVPLARDGVLDAWHVTLHHIQGNRTHHYMLLVDGHPTYDKTCDGLAVPHGPDEERYQVRTDKGPRVMMLFAQTK; this is translated from the coding sequence ATGCGCAAAGAAGCCGGAGCGGCATCGCCTCTGCGGCAGGAAACCCAGGAGCGGCGGCTGACTTTTTCCAAGGTCTTTCGCTGGCGCCTGCCCAATGGGCAGACTCATGACCCTGCCTGTGTCGAGGTCGTTGGCTCGTTCACTCATTGGCAGAAGGTGCCGCTGGCGCGGGATGGCGTTCTGGATGCCTGGCACGTGACGCTCCACCACATTCAGGGCAACCGGACGCATCATTACATGCTCCTGGTTGATGGCCATCCCACCTACGACAAAACTTGCGATGGCCTGGCCGTGCCGCATGGCCCCGACGAGGAACGCTACCAGGTAAGGACTGATAAAGGGCCGCGCGTTATGATGCTCTTTGCCCAGACCAAGTAA
- a CDS encoding tetratricopeptide repeat protein, which yields MLARLFQVLTLLLSTCATTAFAAAGDDFTLLEHGWFEARTIYFHTYSCGPTQEVAKLAGRLEQFRETYATLAGTQAVASPPIIVLAFPDHASLKPFLQLYHGQPANLAGFFSRGSDENLIVLSLADTAEGSLQTIFHEFAHLLFRRNEQVWPLWLKEGMADIYSTFEVAGPHRARIGKPPELYLRLLERQPLMSLEKLFAVNHDSPEYNEREKQGMFYAESWLLTHYLMIGDKGAHRTRFGALTRLLAAGEAPKAAFVNALGSPLPVMEKALRDYLDRASFEPLTLAVHADLLAPQPLAMRRLSPVETCFRLGDELLRVGRFEEAEAYFQHAERLAPAGPLGVEGLGLLAAERGQHAEAMRYLEQAIRLGSQSYLAHFAYAREKFRLTAKAPDTYGRLEKERASEIEAELEKSLALMPNFGPAHHLLGFVQMLQGEDLGAAEKHLERAIQLEPENPAYLLALAQAELFQRQPAAARQTLELLCRPYVDEQLQAQARRLIESVKGEE from the coding sequence ATGCTTGCGCGCCTCTTCCAGGTTTTGACGTTGCTGCTTTCCACGTGCGCTACGACCGCGTTCGCAGCGGCTGGAGACGATTTTACGCTCCTGGAGCACGGCTGGTTTGAGGCGCGCACGATTTATTTTCACACCTATAGTTGCGGCCCAACTCAGGAAGTGGCCAAGCTGGCCGGACGCCTGGAGCAGTTCCGGGAAACCTATGCTACCCTGGCCGGGACGCAGGCGGTTGCCTCCCCGCCCATCATCGTGCTGGCCTTCCCGGACCACGCATCGCTAAAGCCCTTTTTGCAACTTTACCATGGGCAACCGGCCAATCTGGCTGGGTTCTTTAGCCGGGGCAGTGACGAGAATCTCATTGTATTGTCGCTGGCCGACACCGCCGAGGGTTCGCTCCAAACCATCTTTCACGAATTTGCGCACTTGCTGTTCCGCCGCAATGAGCAAGTCTGGCCTTTATGGCTCAAGGAGGGGATGGCTGACATTTATTCGACGTTCGAGGTGGCGGGGCCGCATAGGGCCCGGATTGGCAAGCCACCCGAGCTTTATTTGCGTCTTTTGGAAAGGCAGCCCCTGATGTCCCTCGAAAAGCTATTCGCGGTGAACCATGATTCGCCAGAATACAACGAGCGGGAGAAGCAAGGGATGTTTTATGCCGAATCGTGGTTATTGACGCATTACTTGATGATCGGCGACAAGGGGGCGCACCGAACGCGTTTCGGCGCCCTGACACGCCTGCTCGCGGCCGGGGAGGCGCCGAAGGCCGCATTTGTGAACGCTCTGGGGAGTCCCTTGCCGGTGATGGAGAAGGCGCTACGGGATTACCTGGACCGCGCCAGTTTCGAGCCGCTCACATTAGCCGTTCACGCCGATTTGCTCGCCCCCCAGCCGCTGGCGATGCGACGCCTTTCACCCGTTGAGACCTGTTTTCGTCTCGGGGACGAACTGTTGCGTGTGGGCCGATTCGAGGAGGCTGAGGCCTATTTTCAACATGCGGAAAGGCTGGCGCCGGCTGGCCCGCTTGGGGTTGAGGGGCTTGGCCTGCTGGCTGCCGAGCGCGGCCAACACGCCGAGGCAATGCGTTATCTTGAGCAGGCCATCCGGCTCGGTTCGCAAAGTTACCTGGCACATTTTGCTTATGCCCGCGAGAAGTTCCGCCTCACTGCCAAGGCGCCGGACACCTACGGGCGCCTCGAAAAAGAACGGGCGTCCGAGATTGAGGCTGAGTTGGAGAAGTCTCTGGCTTTGATGCCCAATTTTGGCCCAGCGCATCACTTGCTGGGTTTTGTTCAAATGTTGCAAGGGGAAGACCTCGGGGCAGCCGAGAAACATCTCGAACGCGCGATTCAACTCGAACCGGAGAACCCGGCTTACCTGCTGGCGCTGGCGCAGGCGGAATTATTTCAACGTCAGCCTGCAGCCGCGCGGCAGACCTTGGAATTGCTGTGCCGGCCTTATGTCGATGAGCAGTTACAGGCCCAGGCGCGGCGCTTGATCGAATCGGTGAAGGGTGAGGAATAG